The following is a genomic window from Arthrobacter sp. NicSoilB4.
TACGCGGGAACGGTGATCACGGCGTCCGTGACCTTTTCACCGAGGTACGACTCGGCGTCGTTCTTGAGCTTCATGAGGATACGGGCGGAGATTTCCTGCGCCGTGTACTTCTTGTCGTCAATTGCGACGGACCACTCGGTGCCCATGTGGCGCTTGACGGAAGCGATGGTGCGGTCAATGTTGTTGACGGCCTGGCGCTTGGCGATCTCGCCGACCAGCACTTCGCCGGACTTGGAGAACGCAACAACCGACGGCGTGGTGCGGCCACCCTCGGCGTTGGCAATGACGGTGGGCTCGCCGCCTTCGAGAACGGAGACGACGGAGTTGGTTGTTCCGAGGTCAATACCTACTGCACGTGACATGTGTTGCTTCCTTCTTTCCTTGGAAACTTGCTGGGATGGCTGCGGCCCGCGACGTATCGATTCGCCGGACCCGAGCCTTATTGAGCGATCTGCACTCAACTTTACTCAGGGCCGTTTCAAAGTCAATTCAAAGTTGAGCGCAGGGCGCTCAACTTGATGTTTTTGGCACGACAGAAGGACTCTTCAGGGGCAGGTTTCCCCGGAATTCCGGGGCGCGCCCGGACAGCCCCGGCACCGAGGCCGCGCTGTTCGCTGTGCGCGAAGCCGCCGCCTAGCGTTCGCCGCGGCCCTCCTCGCCGTCAGTCTCGTCCCTTGCGGGGGCAGTTTCGGCGGCACGGCCACTGGCCGTCCGGGCGCCGGCGGCGCCGTAGTCGCCTTCGGGATACTCCCCCTCTTCGCCGGCGGCCGGCGTCGGGCGGGTGCCACCTGCCGCCCCGTAGTCACCCTCGGGGTAGTCGCCTTCTTCGGCGCCGACGGCGGTGGTGCCGGCGACGCCCGCCGAACCATAGTCTCCGGTGGCGTATTCGCCCTCGGCGGCCTCAGCCGGATTCTCCCCGGCAGCGCCCGCGGTGCCGTAGTCCCCCTCGACGTACTGGCCTTCGGCGGCCTCTGCTTCGGGCTCTACTGGCTTGCGGTCAAACTCGTTGTTTTCGGACATGGTGGGATCCCTCCTGGAAGCTTCGGCGCGCCCAGGCAGGCGCAGTGGCAGTCTATCGAGCGCCGCCGGGAGGCAACAGGGGGCGCAGGGGGAAAGGGAACTACATCCGTGACGCTACGCCGGCTGGACGGCAGCCCGCCCGCCGGAAGCGCCCGCCGAGGGGCCAAGACCTGCGAGGTCCGCCAGCGCGGCCATGTGATGGGCGAAGAGTTCATCCGGGGCAGCGAAGGTGTCCGCGCCGTACTGGCCGAAGACCTCGAAGCTGATGGCGCCGAACAGCGAGGTCCAGACGAGCGCGCCGCGCGCCAGCAGGCTGTCCGGCACGGCTAGTCCCATCCCGGCCCGGATGTGCTCCAGGTCGGCGGCCAGCGGTGCGGCGACGGCAGCCGGACCGCCGGGCGCGGTCAGCCGGCCGGCGCGGAAGGCTCCGTCGAGGAGCGCCATGAGCGCGTAGATGACCCGCGTGCCCGGGCCGGTAGTCCGCTCGGCAGGCGCCCGGTAGCCGGGCACGGGACTGCCGAAAAGGAGCCCGTAGCGGGCCGGTTCGCGCAGGGCCCAACGCCGCACCGCGCCTCCCAGGGCGCTGAACCGGCCGGCAAAATCGTCCGCGGGCAGGCTGGCCACGGCGGCGTCCACCTCGTCGCCGAGTTCGTTGTACGCATCGACGAGCAGCAGGGTCAGCAGCTCTTCGCGGTTCTCCACATACCGGTAGACCGCGGAGGAGACGACGCCGAGATCCCTGGCCACGGCGCGCAGCGACAGTGCTGCGGCCCCATGCAGGGCCAGGTGCTCCCGGCCGAGGCGCACAATGTCCTCAATGGTCCGGGCCCGGGCCCGCTCGCGGGGTGTGGGCGGCTTCTCCGAAGGGGCGCTGGTGGTCTGTGGCACGGCTCCAGCATTCCACAAAACAGAGCAGTGTCAACAAATGTGAGCACTGCTCTTGACTTTCTTCAACGGCGGACGCATCCTGTTTCAGAGAGCGCTGCTCTCACGGAGCGGCGAATCCAACGAAAGGAAGCACACAGTGTCCCAGCCCGAGTCCCCGGAGGCCCCGCCCCCGGCTTTGTTTGTGGTCACCGGAGCCGGGCCGGTTGGCTGGAC
Proteins encoded in this region:
- a CDS encoding TetR/AcrR family transcriptional regulator → MPQTTSAPSEKPPTPRERARARTIEDIVRLGREHLALHGAAALSLRAVARDLGVVSSAVYRYVENREELLTLLLVDAYNELGDEVDAAVASLPADDFAGRFSALGGAVRRWALREPARYGLLFGSPVPGYRAPAERTTGPGTRVIYALMALLDGAFRAGRLTAPGGPAAVAAPLAADLEHIRAGMGLAVPDSLLARGALVWTSLFGAISFEVFGQYGADTFAAPDELFAHHMAALADLAGLGPSAGASGGRAAVQPA